Genomic window (Streptomyces yatensis):
CACACGAGCGACCGGAAGACGATCCGGCATCAGGAGGCCGGAGACATCCACCTGGACTGCGATGTCCTCGTCGTCCCCGGCGCGGACCTGCGCATGGTCACCTACACGGCGGCGACCGGAAGCAGTGACGCGGGCAAGCTCGACCTCCTCCGCGTCACCGGCGCCCGCACCGCCGCTCCGCGCCCGTGACCCGCCTCTCGGTGGCCGTAGAGGATCAGTGGCCGTAGAGGATCAGGGGCCGTACGTCGTCAGTGACCGATGACGACCTTGCCGAAGCGTGGCCCCTTCTCGAAGTGGGCGAACGCCTCCGGCGCCTGGTCGAAGGGCACGACACGGTCGATGACGGGCCGCAGCCGATGCCGGCCGATGACCTTGTTCATCCGCTCGAAGTCGCTCCGGCTGCCGACGCTGATCGACCTGAGCGTGGCGGCGCGGCGGAAGAATCGCGTCACATCCATCCCGCCGCCCGCCGCGAGATTGCCGACGAGGGCGATCTGCCCGCCGTAGGCCACGGCTTCGACGGACTGGGCGAGCGTTCCGGCGCCACCGATCTCGACGACACGGTCGGCACCGCCACCGGTGAGCGCCCGCACCTGGGCGCCCCACTCCGGTGTGCTGACGTAGTCGACGACATCGGACGCGCCGAGCGCGCCGAGCCGTCGGGCCTTCTCATCGCTGGATGTCGTGGCGAGCACACGTGCCCCGGCCAGACGGGCGAACTGCAGCGCGAAGACCGACACCCCGCCCGAGCCCTGGATCAGGACCGTATCGCCCGGGCCGACTCCGCTCACCGCCGACCACGCGGTGAGCGCGGCACAGGGAAGCGTGGCCGCTTCCTCGAAGGAGAGCTGGTCCGGCATGGCGACCAGGCTCTGCTCGTCGAGGGCGATGTACTCGGTGAGCCAGCCATCGCGCTGGGTCCCGTGGAATTCCCCCCACTGCGGGAAGGGACCGTACAGCCAGGTCGGATGGAAGGTGCTCACGACGCGGTCCCCCACCCGGAACCGCGAAACCCCGTCCCCGACCGCCTCCACGACGCCCGCGCCGTCGGAGAGCGGGATGCGCCCCGGCGGCACCTCGATGGAATACCTGCCGGAGACGATGAGCAGGTCGCGCGCGTTGATGGAGCTGGCCTTGACGCGGACCAGCACTTCGCCCGCCGACGGGGCCGGCACCGGACGGGTGGCCGGGGCGATCAGGCCGCCGCCCGTGTCGATCTGGAATGTTCGCATTTCCCCTCCTTTGTTCTTTGAACATCTCCACGATAGGGCGGCACGGCTGGACGATCTGTATCCTTGCGTCCGTGGTTTGGCGCAGATCGTCCAGGAGGGTGGAGATGGATCCCATCGACGACCTTCTTGCCACCATGAAGATCGAGGACGCGCGGTACGTACGGGTGGACGCCCGTGCGCCGTGGGGCATCTCCTTCCCTCCCCGGGACCTCGCCCGGCTGGTCCTGATCTCCAGCGGTTCGTGTTGGCTCGTCGGGGACACGCTCGCCGGGCCGCAACGTCTGGAGGCCAACGACTGCTTCCTGGTCCGCGCGGGCGTGAGGTTCACCCTTCAGGACACCACGGGCAGTGAGGTCGTCGACTGCGACGGACTGGTCTCCCAAGCTCCCGGCAACGCGGCCCGCGTCGGGGGTGACGGTGAGCTGACGCAGATCGTGTCCAGCCGGTTCGCCTTCGACGCCGTGGCGGCCGAACCACTCTTCGCGCTGCTGCCACCGTTGTTCCGGCTGAACCTGGACCACACCTCCGGCCACCTCCTGCGCACCACGTTCGACCTCATCGCGAGGGAGAGCGCGGCAGGCGGGCTCGGTGGTGGCTTCATCATGAGCCGGCTGTCCGATGTGCTCTTCGTCCAGGCACTACGGAGCTGTTGCGCCGATGTCGGGGGCGGCACCATCGGCTGGATCGCCGCACTGCGGGACCCCCGGCTGGCCGTCGCCATGCGGGAGTTGCACGCGGACCTGGCCCATCCGTGGACGGTCGACGAACTCGCCCGCAAGGCGGGGATGTCGCGCTCGGCGTTCGCCGCCTCGTTCAAGGAGAAGACGGGGGACACCCCGCTGGGCTACCTCACCTCATGGCGCATGTACCGGGTGAAGGTGCTGCTCCGGGAGACGCCGCTGAGCGTTCAGGAGATCGCGGTCAGGGTCGGCTACGACACCGGAAGCGCGCTGAGCCGTGCCTTTTCGGCCAGGGAGGGCGTCACGCCCGGGGGCTGGCGGAAGTCGATGGACCAGGCGCTCCGTCGGCGCCCCCCGTCCGGCGCGACAGCCGCCTGACCACGTCCGGCGTCGGCTCGGCCTGGGGCACCGGGGCCGGAGCGCGTGGCGCCCGGCCCCGGCCGGTCGTCCGGGTCAGGACGCGGGCAGCTCACCGCGGACCGTACGGGCCGCGGTGACCAGGTTCTCCAGTGCGGAGCGGGTCTCGGGCCAGCCGCGGGTCTTCAGACCGCAGTCGGGGTTGACCCACAGCCGCTCGGCGGGGATGGCCCTGAGGCCGGTGCGGAGCAGTTCGGCCGCCTCCAGCGCGCTGGGCACGCGCGGGGAGTGGATGTCGTACACACCGGGCCCGGCCTCGCGCGGATAGCCGTGGGCGGCCAGCTCGCGGGCCACCTGCATATGGGAGCGGGCGGCCTCCAGGCTGATGACATCGGCGTCGAGGTCGTCGATCGCCTGGACGATGTCGCCGAACTCGGCGTAGCACATATGGGTGTGGATCTGGGTGCCGGGCCGTACGCCGCCGGTGGTGAGGCGGAAGGCCTCGGTCGCCCAGGACAGATAGCCGGGCCGGTCCTCGGTGCGCAGCGGAAGGGTCTCGCGCAGGGCGGGTTCGTCCACCTGGATGACCGAGGTCCCGGCCGCCTCCAGGTCGCCCACCTCGTCGCGCAGGGCGAGGGCGACCTGGCGGGCGGTGTCGCCGAGGGGCTGGTCGTCGCGGACGAAGGACCACGCGAGCATGGTGACCGGCCCGGTGAGCATGCCCTTGACCGGACGGTCGGTGAGGGACTGGGCGTAGGCCGTCCAGCGCACGGTCATCGGCTCGGGGCGCGAGATGTCACCGGCCAGGATCGGCGGGCGGACGTAGCGGGTGCCGTAGGACTGCACCCAGCCGTGCTGTGTGGCGAGATAGCCGGTGAGCTGCTCGGCGAAGTACTGGACCATGTCGTTGCGCTCGGCCTCGCCGTGCACCAGCACATCCAGGCCGGTCTTCTCCTGGAAGGAGATCACCTCCTGGATCTCGGCCTTGACGCGCTCCTCGTACCCGGCCGTGTCGATGCGGCCGGCGCGCAGGTCGGCGCGGGCGGTGCGCAGTTCGCCGGTCTGCGGGAAGGAGCCGATGGTGGTGGTCGGCAGCAGCGGCAGGCGGAGGCGGTCGCGCTGGGCCGCGGCGCGTTCGGCGTACGGCTGGGAGCGGCGGGCGTCGGCCTCGGTGACCGCGCCGGTGCGGGCGCGGACGGCCGGGTCACGGGTGATGGGGGAGTTGGCACGGGAGGCGAGGGCGGCCCGGTTCGCGGCCAGTTCGGCGGTGATCGTGTCGGTGCCGCGGGCCAGGCCCTTGGCGAGGGTGACGATCTCCGCGGTCTTCTGCCGGGCGAAGGCCAGCCAGCGCAGGATCTGCGGTGCGATGTCCCGCTCGCCCGTCGCGTCGAGGGGGACGTGCAGCAGCGAGCAGGAGGCGGCCACATCGACCCGGTCGGCCAGCCCCAGCAGGGTGCCGAGCCTGGCCAGGGACTTCTCCAGGTCGTTGACCCAGATGTTGCGGCCGCTCACGACACCGGCGATCAGCCGCTTGCGGGGCAGCCCGCCGACGGCGGCGAGCGCGTCCAGATTGGCGGCGGCGGCCTCCGTGAAGTCCAGCGCCAGCCCCTCGACCGGGGCCTTGGCCAGTACGGGCAGGGCCTCGCCGAGGCGGTCGAAGTACGAGGCGACCAGCAGCTTCGGACGGTCGGCGAGGGCGCCGAGATCGCGGTAGGCGCGGCCGGCGGCGTTCAGCTCGGCCGGCGTGCGGTCCTGGACCAGGGCGGGCTCATCGAGCTGCGCCCACTCGGCACCGGCCGCCCGCAGGTCGGCCAGCACCTCGGCGTACACCGGAAGCAGACGGTCCAGGAGGGTGAGCGGCTCGAAGTCCGCGGGCGCGCCGGGGGCGGGCTTGGCGAGGAGGAGGTAGGTGACGGGCCCGACCAGGACCGGCCGCGCCGCAAGGCCGAGGGCGAGGGCTTCCGTCAGCTCCGCGACCTGCTTGGCGGAGTCGGCCGTGAACACCGTGTCCGGACCCAGCTCCGGAACCAGGTAGTGGTAGTTGGTGTCGAACCACTTGGTCATCTCCAGCGGTGCCACGTCCTGTGTGCCCCGCGCCATCGCGAAGTAGCCGTCGAGCGGATCGGCCGCGACGGCGTCCCGGTGGCGGTCGGGGATCGCGCCGACCATGACGGTGGTGTCGAGCACGTGGTCGTAGTACGAGAAGTCACCCGTGGGAACTTCGTCGATACCCGCCCCGGCCAGCTGCTTCCAGGTGGCGCCGCGCAGTTCGGCGGCGGTGGCCCGGAGCGCGTCGGCGGTGACGCGGCCCTTCCAGTAGCCCTCGATCGCCTTCTTCAGTTCCCGGTTCGGGCCCTGGCGGGGGTAGCCGTACACGGTGGCCCGTGCTGCCGCGGCTGCGGACTTCGGTGTCACGGAGATCTCCTTCGCGAGATGAATCCCTGAGATCCCGGCGACGGAGGAGAGCGCGAAGGGTGACGGACCGGACGCCACGACCTCGCGCGGCACGCGCGCGGTCGTCCGACCGGAATGTACGCCGACCCGCCCTCGAGGTCACCGGGTGTCCGCGCACGAGTCGTCTGTACGCGGGCAGATGGCAGGTCTTCGGACTCACGGGCGCGTCCTCTTGAGGGAGGACACCTAGTGGCCGTCGCTTCCCAGGTCCCTCTACCGGACCCAGTGCGTATGACGGCGGTCGTTCCCGCTCACCGCTGCGGGGCAGTCCCGGATTCCCACCGGGTTCCCTCTTACGACGCGTCCCGCCTGGCGGACGGGGCGAACCAGCTGCACCAGCCAGCGTACGGGCCCGTCCGGCGGTGTGCAGGGGGCCGTCCGGTATTCGGGATGGTGAAGTGGAACACGCGGCGGCCGAGGGTACGGCCGGTGCCGCCCGGGCCGTGCACCGGCCGCACCCCGTCCACCAGCGAGCTCAGGGGATCAGCACGCGCCGGGGCCTCCGATGGCTGAAGCCGTGCCCCCAGCCGTGCCCCCCGCCGCCCTCCGGAGCCGTCCGGCCGGCCCAAGGCGCGCGTCCGGTCATCCGCCTCCGGTCATCCGCCGCCGGTCATCCGCCTCCGGTCACGGCCGCCGGTCACCGCCGCCGCGCCGTGCGTCGTCCGCCGGTGCCGAGGGCGGGATCGTCGGTGGGCGGCTCGGATCGGGGACGCGGTCGGTGAAGCCACCGGGGACCGAGCGGCACTGCTGCTCGCGGAAGTGGACCGGTGCCGTGCCCACGCGGCGGGCGAACAGCCTGCTGAAGTAGGCGGGATCGTCGTAGCCGACGCGGCGGGCGATGGCGGCGACCGGCAGTTCGGTGCCGACGAGGAGTTCCTTGGCCCGGCCCAGCCGGATGCCGAGGAGATAGTCCTTGGGGCTGCACCCCGCCCCGCGGCGTACCGCGGTGCGCAGTGCGGCCGGTGTCATGCCGTGCCGGGCGGCGTGTTCGGTCACCGAGAGCGGCTGGAAGGCGTCCCGGGCCAGCGCCTGGAGCACCGGATGTCCGTCGGCGCCGGTGTCGGCGCGGACGCGGCGGAGGGCGACGAGGAGTTCATGGACGGCGGCGGCGGTCTCGACCTCCAGGAACGGATTGCCCTGACGCGCGGCGCGGGCGATCCGGCCGATGGCCGTCCGGGCGGTGGCGGTGTCGGTGAGCGCGACCACGGGGCCGTCCGCGTCAAGATAGCCCAGGTCGGCGTAGGCGGCGGTGGCCGGTCCCGTGAAGTCGACGAACGCCTCGTCCCATCCGGTATCCGGGTCCGGGGCGTAGTGGTGGGTGACCCCGGGGGTGAGCCAGAGCAGCGCGGGCGCGGTGACGGTACGGCGGCGGCCGTCCGCGCCGCGGAACCATCCGCGGCCCGCGCTGATGACCACCGCCACATGGTGGTCCAGGACCCGCGGGCCGACCACGGGCAGGGCGCCGTGCTGGAGGCCGACACCCAGACACACCAGGCCGAGCCGGTGATGGGCGGGGCTGGGCGTGAAGTACCGCATCCAGGTGTGATACATCCGCGGTCCCCTCCGGTCGGCTGTGTCCCATCACTCGCCGATCTTCGTCCACGGACTGCCCGGCCGCCAAGGGGAGGGTGGCCCTGGCGGGGGCTTGGCGGAGAAGGGGAAGGGAGCCGGGCGGCGGAGATGTGTCCGCGCCGCCCCGCTCCCTCGGCCGGGTCAGTCCAGCTCCTCCACGGTGAAGGAGTCGAGCGTGAACTCCGCGGTACCGCTGTCGCCGGTCTTCCGCAGCCCCACCCACATCTCACCGTCCGCGGGCGCGGTGACGGTGTAGCGGTGGCTGGCCCGCCCGGCGGCGGCGGGCAGGGCAGTGCGCTCCAACTCGCGCGGTCCGGGTTCGTCCACGGCCGTGATCCATGCGTACTGACCGGCCGCCTCGTTGGCGTACGTCAGGCTCACCCGGTAGCGCCGCCCCGGGCGGAAGCGGGCGGTGTGGGGCACGGTGCGGTAGACGAGACCCGCGTTCTCACCACGTGACTTGAGGGACTGGCCGCCTTCGAGCACATCGTCGATCACCTTGCCGTTCCAGCCGGCCTGGGTGAACGGGGCGTGCCGCTGGGCGATATGGGTGCGGGGGTCGGTCACCCCGCCCGCGTCGCCCTTGACGAACGGGCCCCAGCCCTGGGGCACCCGCTCGAAGTCCTCGTACACCAGGGCGCCGGGCTTCGTCGTGCGCCGGGCCCGCACCACCCGCAGCCGGTCGAAACGGACCCGGGCGCTGCCCTCGGCCACCGCCAGGGTGAGACTGACCGGTCCGCCGCCCTCGGGGACGGTGAAGAAGGTGAACATCCGCTGGAAACGGGTGCCGTGTTTGCGGTCGGCGGCCATGTGGTTGACGGCGGTCGAGGTCTCGGTCCAGTTCTCCGCGGTGACGCCGTCGGCGGTGTGCACCCGCAGCGCGGCCCGCCGCCGGTCACCGGCCTTCGCGCCCACCTCCACCTGGACGGAGGCCACATAGCCACCGGGGGCCAGCCGGTCGAGCCGCTGGCCGACGGTGGCGGCCGCGCCCTCGCCGACGACCAGTTCGTAGTCGCCCAGCGGGCTGCGCTCGACGGTGGCCGGGCCGGTGGTCTGCCAGCCGCGCAGCGATCCGGAGCGGAAACCGGGGTCGTACAGCGGGGTGCCCTCGCCCCAGCCGGGGGCCGCCTGGGCACGGGCCCGGGAGCGCAGCACCACATACGGGACGTCGGGGTCGGCGGTGATGCTGACGTGGCCGTCGCGCACCGGCAGCGTGACCGGCTCGGCGCGCCCCTGGTCGGTGAGCCGGTACAGCACCACGGACCGCTGCTCCGACCAGCCGCGCGGCAGCGGCCAACGGGTGGTGCCACCGGCCGGGTTGTAGTGGTAGAGCTTGGCCGGGTCGGTGGCCTCGCGCGGCTCCCAGGGCAGCAGATAGCCACCGCCGTCGTAGACCAGCCGCCCGTCGGTGGTGATGCGGCGGACGCCACCGGTGTCGGTGACCGAGGTGCGGCCGGGCCCCTCGAAGGTGATCTCGTGGTCGCCCCAGGTGCGGATGGGATACGCCTGGAGGTATTTGGCGGGCAGGCTATGGGTCCAGATGAGCCGGTAGAAGGCGGTCCAGTCGGTCTTGCCGGTCCAGCCCTCGAAGTTGCCCATCCGCGGAATGCCCAGCAGGGTCGGCCACTTGTCGGCGAAGACGTCCTTCTGGTGGTTGCGGATGAAGCGGATGAGCCGGGAGTTGATACCGCGCGAGGTATCCGGCCCGTAGTCGGTCTCGGTGGCCCAGTGCGACCACAGCGAGGAGCGCTCCAGCCCGTGGCCCCATTCGGTGGTCACGCGCCAGCCCTGGTCGCGCAGGGCCCGCTGGAGCCGGTCGGAGTTCCAGCCGGACTCGCGGAAGACGTCGATGTAGAGCGCGGCGAGGGCCGGGTCGGCGTCGTTCCGCAGATCCTGGAAGCGCCGGATGATGTCGCCGGAGACCAGGTCGCGGCGGGGGTCGATGCGGTAGGACTGGTCCAGCCAGTCCCACTGCTTGTCGTCTCTGTCGACCAGCGTCTCGGAGAAGGCGTTGGCCACCGGATAGGACTCGGTGGCGTTGACGTGCACCGCGAAGTCGCTGTTCCAGCGGCGCCCGGAACGCAACAGGGTGTTGAGGTCGGCCAGGCCACCGGCGCGGGTGTTGTAGTTGCCCGCGTAGTCGGGGTGGGCGGAGTCATGACCTTCCGACTGGTAGCCCTTGAGCACGGTGTACTGCCGCAGTCCGTCGGTGGCCAGCGCGATCCGCTTGACGTTGTCGAGGGTGTCGAGGAAGGGGTTGGTGGCCTGGCTGGCGAAGTTGAACGGGATGTGCGGGACGACCCGCAGATGCTGCTCGTCGGCGCCGAGCGGATTGACCATGATGTCGCGGAAGGCGATGGCGGCGTCCTGCCAGTCGACCACGCCGTCGCCGTTGCGGTCCCGGGTGAGGACCACGGTGGCCCAGGGCAGTGGTTCGGTGGCGCCGACGGCCGCGGTGGCGGCCCGGTGGGTCCACTCACCGCAGGTGAGCCGGGTGGTGATCTGACCGTCCTCACGTACCGTCTGCCGCCACAGCCGTCCGTTGTCCCAGGTGGTGCCCGCGGCGGAGGAGGGCTTGTCCCAGACCGTGTTGGTCTCGACGGCGGCCGCGAGCCGGTCGGTGCTGACGACGGCGTAGGCGCAGCCGATGGGTGCGCCGTCGGTGGGGGTGTCGGCCGTGGGCCGGACGGCGGTGTCACCGCTCTTGGCCTGGTCGAGGTCGATCCGGGCGGCCAGCAGGGTGGCGCCCGGCTGGTCGGCGCGGACGCTGAGGAAGGCGAGCTGGGGGATGCGCAGGGTGCCCACGCGCAGCGCGTCGGTGTCGGCGATCCGGGTGACCCGCCAGTCGACCTGCCATTCGCTGACCCGGATCCGGATGTCGATCTCGGCGTCCGTGCCGGAGGCGGACGCGTCGGCGGTGCCCGTGCCGGAGGTGTCCGCCCCCGAGGTGGCCGTGGGCGCGCCGAAGGCGAGGGTGTAGCTGATGTGGTCCGGGCCGCTGGTGACGGCGGTGGTGCGCGGGGTGCG
Coding sequences:
- a CDS encoding AraC family transcriptional regulator, translating into MDPIDDLLATMKIEDARYVRVDARAPWGISFPPRDLARLVLISSGSCWLVGDTLAGPQRLEANDCFLVRAGVRFTLQDTTGSEVVDCDGLVSQAPGNAARVGGDGELTQIVSSRFAFDAVAAEPLFALLPPLFRLNLDHTSGHLLRTTFDLIARESAAGGLGGGFIMSRLSDVLFVQALRSCCADVGGGTIGWIAALRDPRLAVAMRELHADLAHPWTVDELARKAGMSRSAFAASFKEKTGDTPLGYLTSWRMYRVKVLLRETPLSVQEIAVRVGYDTGSALSRAFSAREGVTPGGWRKSMDQALRRRPPSGATAA
- the metE gene encoding 5-methyltetrahydropteroyltriglutamate--homocysteine S-methyltransferase is translated as MTPKSAAAAARATVYGYPRQGPNRELKKAIEGYWKGRVTADALRATAAELRGATWKQLAGAGIDEVPTGDFSYYDHVLDTTVMVGAIPDRHRDAVAADPLDGYFAMARGTQDVAPLEMTKWFDTNYHYLVPELGPDTVFTADSAKQVAELTEALALGLAARPVLVGPVTYLLLAKPAPGAPADFEPLTLLDRLLPVYAEVLADLRAAGAEWAQLDEPALVQDRTPAELNAAGRAYRDLGALADRPKLLVASYFDRLGEALPVLAKAPVEGLALDFTEAAAANLDALAAVGGLPRKRLIAGVVSGRNIWVNDLEKSLARLGTLLGLADRVDVAASCSLLHVPLDATGERDIAPQILRWLAFARQKTAEIVTLAKGLARGTDTITAELAANRAALASRANSPITRDPAVRARTGAVTEADARRSQPYAERAAAQRDRLRLPLLPTTTIGSFPQTGELRTARADLRAGRIDTAGYEERVKAEIQEVISFQEKTGLDVLVHGEAERNDMVQYFAEQLTGYLATQHGWVQSYGTRYVRPPILAGDISRPEPMTVRWTAYAQSLTDRPVKGMLTGPVTMLAWSFVRDDQPLGDTARQVALALRDEVGDLEAAGTSVIQVDEPALRETLPLRTEDRPGYLSWATEAFRLTTGGVRPGTQIHTHMCYAEFGDIVQAIDDLDADVISLEAARSHMQVARELAAHGYPREAGPGVYDIHSPRVPSALEAAELLRTGLRAIPAERLWVNPDCGLKTRGWPETRSALENLVTAARTVRGELPAS
- a CDS encoding zinc-dependent alcohol dehydrogenase family protein produces the protein MRTFQIDTGGGLIAPATRPVPAPSAGEVLVRVKASSINARDLLIVSGRYSIEVPPGRIPLSDGAGVVEAVGDGVSRFRVGDRVVSTFHPTWLYGPFPQWGEFHGTQRDGWLTEYIALDEQSLVAMPDQLSFEEAATLPCAALTAWSAVSGVGPGDTVLIQGSGGVSVFALQFARLAGARVLATTSSDEKARRLGALGASDVVDYVSTPEWGAQVRALTGGGADRVVEIGGAGTLAQSVEAVAYGGQIALVGNLAAGGGMDVTRFFRRAATLRSISVGSRSDFERMNKVIGRHRLRPVIDRVVPFDQAPEAFAHFEKGPRFGKVVIGH
- a CDS encoding helix-turn-helix domain-containing protein; translated protein: MYHTWMRYFTPSPAHHRLGLVCLGVGLQHGALPVVGPRVLDHHVAVVISAGRGWFRGADGRRRTVTAPALLWLTPGVTHHYAPDPDTGWDEAFVDFTGPATAAYADLGYLDADGPVVALTDTATARTAIGRIARAARQGNPFLEVETAAAVHELLVALRRVRADTGADGHPVLQALARDAFQPLSVTEHAARHGMTPAALRTAVRRGAGCSPKDYLLGIRLGRAKELLVGTELPVAAIARRVGYDDPAYFSRLFARRVGTAPVHFREQQCRSVPGGFTDRVPDPSRPPTIPPSAPADDARRGGGDRRP
- a CDS encoding endo-alpha-N-acetylgalactosaminidase family protein; translation: MTYAEEGRPKEGWPGRRAVVVTTTLAGIGTAIGTGGGTAHARDTAPGRAAAHVRATERTLRSRRLEVRVDPEFPRVVAYIDRETGAVLHGQREPVRSVLIDGVERTPRTTAVTSGPDHISYTLAFGAPTATSGADTSGTGTADASASGTDAEIDIRIRVSEWQVDWRVTRIADTDALRVGTLRIPQLAFLSVRADQPGATLLAARIDLDQAKSGDTAVRPTADTPTDGAPIGCAYAVVSTDRLAAAVETNTVWDKPSSAAGTTWDNGRLWRQTVREDGQITTRLTCGEWTHRAATAAVGATEPLPWATVVLTRDRNGDGVVDWQDAAIAFRDIMVNPLGADEQHLRVVPHIPFNFASQATNPFLDTLDNVKRIALATDGLRQYTVLKGYQSEGHDSAHPDYAGNYNTRAGGLADLNTLLRSGRRWNSDFAVHVNATESYPVANAFSETLVDRDDKQWDWLDQSYRIDPRRDLVSGDIIRRFQDLRNDADPALAALYIDVFRESGWNSDRLQRALRDQGWRVTTEWGHGLERSSLWSHWATETDYGPDTSRGINSRLIRFIRNHQKDVFADKWPTLLGIPRMGNFEGWTGKTDWTAFYRLIWTHSLPAKYLQAYPIRTWGDHEITFEGPGRTSVTDTGGVRRITTDGRLVYDGGGYLLPWEPREATDPAKLYHYNPAGGTTRWPLPRGWSEQRSVVLYRLTDQGRAEPVTLPVRDGHVSITADPDVPYVVLRSRARAQAAPGWGEGTPLYDPGFRSGSLRGWQTTGPATVERSPLGDYELVVGEGAAATVGQRLDRLAPGGYVASVQVEVGAKAGDRRRAALRVHTADGVTAENWTETSTAVNHMAADRKHGTRFQRMFTFFTVPEGGGPVSLTLAVAEGSARVRFDRLRVVRARRTTKPGALVYEDFERVPQGWGPFVKGDAGGVTDPRTHIAQRHAPFTQAGWNGKVIDDVLEGGQSLKSRGENAGLVYRTVPHTARFRPGRRYRVSLTYANEAAGQYAWITAVDEPGPRELERTALPAAAGRASHRYTVTAPADGEMWVGLRKTGDSGTAEFTLDSFTVEELD